The Clostridium septicum genome contains a region encoding:
- the pyrE gene encoding orotate phosphoribosyltransferase — MEKYKKEFIEFMVESNVLRFGDFVTKSGRKTPFFINTGNYTTGEQLKKLGEFYAQTINKHFGKDIDILFGPAYKGIPLTVTTAISMNQLYDMNVEYCSNRKEAKDHGEGGILLGAKLKDNSNVVIVEDVMTAGTSIYETAPILKAQGNVNIMGLVISVDRMEKGKSEKSAQEEIKEVFDITTYSIVTMQEVVEHLYMKEINGTIYIDESMKESINSYYEKYGVAYKAI; from the coding sequence ATGGAAAAATATAAAAAAGAGTTTATTGAATTTATGGTTGAAAGTAATGTATTAAGATTTGGTGACTTTGTTACTAAAAGTGGTAGAAAAACTCCATTTTTTATTAATACAGGAAATTATACTACAGGAGAGCAACTAAAAAAATTAGGTGAATTCTATGCACAAACAATAAATAAACACTTTGGAAAAGATATAGATATTTTATTTGGACCAGCATATAAAGGTATTCCATTAACTGTAACTACCGCTATCTCAATGAATCAATTATATGATATGAATGTTGAATATTGTTCAAATAGAAAAGAAGCAAAAGATCACGGTGAGGGAGGTATCTTACTAGGTGCTAAACTAAAAGATAATTCAAACGTAGTAATAGTTGAAGATGTTATGACAGCTGGAACTTCTATTTATGAAACAGCACCTATATTAAAAGCACAAGGCAATGTTAATATAATGGGTCTTGTAATTTCAGTAGATAGAATGGAGAAAGGTAAATCAGAGAAATCAGCTCAAGAAGAAATAAAAGAAGTATTTGATATTACAACTTATTCTATAGTAACTATGCAAGAAGTAGTAGAACATCTTTATATGAAAGAGATAAATGGAACTATCTACATAGATGAAAGCATGAAAGAATCCATAAACTCTTACTATGAAAAGTATGGAGTAGCATATAAAGCGATATAA
- a CDS encoding glycosyl hydrolase family 95 catalytic domain-containing protein, translating into MNSKFLKRLALFITLAITTQGIASYANVSRKNYDENLCISGDTNYTQEKLLLWYDEPATQWESQALPIGNGHIGGMIFGGIQREQVQYNEKTLWSGGPGSVDGYNGGNKEGAYEALTQIRELLANGEEPSNSLYQAVCGDVKGFGSYQNFGNIFLDFDIPNNSEITNYRRELNIEDAIANVKYTYNNINYTREYFISYPDNVMVIKITADTPESINMNVKNEGVHEGNKSNEKITVENNTITLKGTLTPGVIYGGDGNVGNGMKYESQIKVISDGGVIEDQNTNIQINNANSVTLLMAAGTDYKNEYPTYRGEDPHNTVTERINNAINKGYDAIKISHLDDYKSLFDRVDLQLGELNLNKPTDKLLEDYRINKFNSLEVLFFQYGRYLLISSSREGSLPANLQGIWNNSNVAPWQSDYHFNVNLEMNYWPADVTNLSECATPLVDYVDSLREPGRVSANVHCGIDDDGTGAPGWIVNTMNNPFGFTAMGWAFDWGWAPTANAWISQNLWENYQFTDNKDYLREKIYPIMKEAAKFWTKFLVEYTHSDGKTYLVSSPSYSPEHGPRTVATTFDQQLIRQLFNDTIKAIDILGVEDEEFKEELINKRDRLLPTQIGSRGQIQEWKDDINAGEANHRHISHLVGLYPGKEINKDTTELFEAARITMQERGDGGTGWSMANKINLWARLLDGEKAHMLLGNLLKNGTLDNLFDTHPPFQIDGNFGATAGISEMLIQSHMGYISLIPSLPNSWADGSYSGLKARGNFEVSANWKNSNLKSATIVSGSGNECIIDYPGIKDAILKDANGNNITLIVTEEGRIKFSTEKGMTYTIENIPAQQVEKGKGLKALRIDDNSIKLTWEKSKFADGYNIYRKSEGEEFIKIAEDVKELSFIDEIAPLNDAYDYVYYIKAINSLGEGEPSNLAIAEMLLYLSDLEWKSATTGWGNIGKDVSVDGNKLTLKGEDGSNVKYDKGLGVHANSTIIYDLSDYEYYDYFESYVGVDREMTSTASIVFKVYLDNEEVFNSGIMNPDTTEKYVKVPIKEKNELKLVVEDGGNGIGSDHGDWADAKFIKNHPTTNAYLRSISINKNELEDFNSDVYEYTYDLGKGENLSNLEISAIAENSNAKIEINKPTTIPGKAIINVISANGVINKEYLININPYVEILEETIAQYDFEDVNNLGKDISNNKLNGILNGTIQQVDSTNGKAAEFGNGYISVESSEDLKFSENFAIEADIYLERYTSYWQKIVQKINNETGKGGFLLDVSPSGKLRFHAEGAITQFISNETIPLHEWVKIKVVFENQEGTAKIYINNKLDKTVNVSENLEVSDLPLIIGANGRGQENLNGKINDIKISKFRKEVITEKSADFNNNGKIDIGDLSMVSKYFNQNIPKYDLNNDNIINDYEIEFITNKILEN; encoded by the coding sequence ATGAATAGTAAATTTTTAAAGAGGTTAGCACTTTTTATTACTTTAGCAATTACAACTCAAGGAATAGCTTCTTATGCAAACGTTTCAAGAAAAAATTATGATGAAAATTTATGTATATCAGGTGACACTAACTATACACAAGAAAAATTATTACTTTGGTATGATGAACCAGCTACACAATGGGAAAGTCAAGCTTTACCAATAGGTAATGGTCACATTGGAGGAATGATTTTTGGAGGAATTCAAAGAGAACAAGTTCAGTATAATGAAAAGACATTATGGTCAGGAGGCCCAGGTTCTGTAGATGGATATAATGGAGGAAATAAAGAAGGGGCTTATGAAGCGCTTACTCAAATAAGAGAACTGCTTGCAAATGGTGAAGAACCATCTAATTCTCTATATCAGGCAGTATGTGGAGATGTTAAGGGTTTTGGATCTTATCAAAATTTTGGTAATATATTTTTAGATTTTGATATACCTAATAATTCCGAAATAACTAATTATAGAAGGGAACTAAATATTGAAGATGCTATTGCAAATGTTAAATATACTTATAATAATATAAATTATACTAGAGAGTATTTTATAAGTTATCCTGATAATGTAATGGTTATTAAAATAACAGCTGATACACCAGAATCAATTAATATGAATGTTAAAAACGAAGGAGTGCATGAAGGAAATAAGTCTAATGAAAAGATAACAGTAGAGAATAATACTATAACTTTAAAAGGTACTTTAACTCCAGGTGTTATATATGGTGGAGATGGAAATGTTGGAAATGGCATGAAATATGAATCACAAATAAAAGTTATTAGTGATGGTGGTGTAATTGAAGATCAAAATACTAATATTCAAATTAATAATGCTAATTCAGTAACGTTATTAATGGCAGCGGGAACAGACTATAAAAATGAATATCCAACATATAGAGGAGAAGATCCCCATAATACAGTAACTGAAAGAATAAATAATGCAATAAATAAAGGATATGATGCTATTAAAATCTCTCATTTAGATGATTATAAATCTCTATTTGACAGAGTTGATTTACAGCTTGGTGAATTAAATCTTAATAAACCAACAGATAAATTATTAGAGGATTATAGAATAAATAAGTTTAATAGTTTAGAAGTATTATTTTTTCAATATGGTAGATATTTATTAATTTCATCATCAAGAGAAGGATCTCTTCCTGCCAATTTACAAGGTATTTGGAATAATTCTAATGTAGCTCCATGGCAATCAGATTATCATTTTAATGTTAATCTTGAAATGAATTATTGGCCAGCAGATGTAACTAATCTTTCAGAATGTGCTACTCCATTAGTAGATTATGTAGATAGTTTAAGGGAGCCAGGGCGAGTTAGTGCAAATGTTCATTGTGGAATTGATGATGATGGTACAGGAGCTCCAGGATGGATAGTTAATACCATGAATAATCCTTTTGGTTTTACAGCTATGGGATGGGCATTTGATTGGGGGTGGGCTCCAACAGCAAACGCATGGATTTCACAAAATCTTTGGGAAAACTATCAATTTACAGACAATAAAGATTATTTAAGAGAAAAAATATATCCAATAATGAAAGAAGCAGCTAAATTTTGGACTAAATTTTTAGTTGAATATACTCATTCAGATGGAAAAACATATTTAGTGTCATCACCAAGCTATTCACCAGAACATGGACCAAGAACTGTAGCAACAACTTTTGATCAACAATTAATACGTCAATTATTTAATGATACTATAAAAGCTATAGATATTTTAGGAGTAGAAGATGAAGAGTTTAAAGAAGAATTAATAAATAAAAGAGATAGGCTGCTTCCTACTCAAATTGGAAGTCGCGGGCAAATACAAGAATGGAAAGATGATATAAATGCAGGAGAAGCTAATCATAGACATATTTCTCATCTTGTAGGTTTATATCCAGGAAAAGAAATAAATAAAGATACCACTGAATTATTTGAGGCAGCTAGAATTACAATGCAAGAAAGAGGAGATGGGGGTACTGGATGGTCTATGGCCAATAAAATTAACCTTTGGGCTAGGTTATTAGATGGTGAAAAAGCACACATGCTTTTAGGAAATCTATTGAAAAATGGTACTTTAGATAACTTATTTGATACTCATCCACCATTTCAAATCGATGGCAATTTTGGAGCAACAGCAGGTATTTCAGAAATGCTAATTCAAAGTCACATGGGTTATATAAGTTTAATACCTTCTCTTCCTAATTCTTGGGCTGATGGATCTTACTCAGGATTAAAGGCTAGAGGGAATTTTGAGGTTTCTGCTAATTGGAAAAATAGCAATTTAAAATCTGCAACTATCGTGTCTGGCTCGGGAAATGAATGTATAATAGATTATCCAGGTATAAAAGATGCAATATTAAAAGATGCAAATGGAAATAATATAACGCTTATAGTAACAGAGGAGGGAAGAATAAAATTTTCTACTGAAAAAGGGATGACATATACTATAGAGAATATTCCTGCTCAACAAGTAGAAAAAGGAAAAGGATTAAAAGCTCTAAGAATTGACGATAATTCCATTAAATTAACTTGGGAAAAGTCTAAATTTGCAGATGGATATAATATTTATAGAAAGTCTGAAGGTGAAGAATTTATTAAAATAGCAGAAGACGTAAAAGAATTATCATTTATAGATGAAATTGCACCTTTAAATGATGCATATGACTATGTATATTATATTAAGGCTATAAATTCATTAGGAGAAGGGGAACCTTCGAATTTAGCAATAGCAGAAATGTTGTTATATTTAAGTGATTTAGAATGGAAATCAGCAACAACTGGTTGGGGAAATATAGGAAAAGATGTTAGTGTTGATGGAAATAAGTTAACTTTAAAAGGAGAAGATGGATCTAATGTAAAATATGATAAAGGACTTGGCGTTCATGCTAATTCTACTATAATTTATGATTTATCTGATTATGAATATTATGACTACTTTGAATCTTATGTTGGAGTTGATAGAGAGATGACAAGTACTGCATCTATAGTCTTTAAAGTATATTTAGATAATGAAGAAGTCTTTAACTCTGGTATTATGAATCCTGACACTACTGAAAAATACGTAAAGGTTCCTATTAAAGAGAAAAATGAATTGAAATTAGTAGTAGAAGATGGTGGGAATGGTATAGGGTCCGATCATGGAGACTGGGCTGATGCAAAATTTATTAAAAATCATCCTACAACTAATGCATATCTAAGAAGTATATCTATAAACAAAAATGAATTAGAAGATTTTAACTCAGATGTATATGAATATACTTATGATTTAGGTAAAGGTGAAAATTTATCTAATTTGGAAATATCAGCTATAGCTGAAAATAGTAATGCAAAAATTGAAATAAATAAACCAACTACTATTCCGGGAAAAGCTATAATAAATGTTATTTCAGCTAATGGAGTTATTAATAAAGAATATCTAATTAATATAAATCCTTATGTTGAAATATTAGAAGAAACAATAGCTCAATATGATTTTGAAGATGTAAATAACTTGGGAAAAGATATATCTAATAACAAACTTAACGGTATTTTAAACGGAACTATACAACAGGTAGATTCTACCAATGGAAAAGCAGCTGAATTTGGAAATGGATATATAAGTGTAGAAAGTTCAGAAGATCTTAAATTCAGTGAAAATTTTGCTATTGAAGCAGACATATATTTAGAAAGATATACTTCTTATTGGCAAAAAATAGTTCAAAAAATTAATAATGAAACAGGAAAAGGCGGATTTTTATTAGATGTTTCTCCAAGTGGTAAATTAAGATTTCATGCAGAAGGGGCAATAACACAATTTATATCTAATGAAACTATTCCATTACATGAATGGGTGAAAATTAAAGTTGTATTTGAAAATCAAGAAGGTACAGCAAAAATTTATATTAACAACAAATTAGATAAAACTGTTAATGTAAGTGAAAATTTAGAAGTAAGTGATTTACCTTTGATAATAGGTGCTAATGGAAGAGGACAAGAAAATTTAAATGGAAAAATAAATGATATAAAGATAAGCAAATTTAGAAAAGAAGTTATAACAGAAAAATCAGCTGATTTTAATAATAATGGTAAAATAGATATTGGAGATTTATCAATGGTATCAAAATATTTTAATCAAAATATACCTAAATATGATTTAAATAATGACAATATTATAAACGACTATGAAATTGAATTTATAACAAATAAAATCTTAGAAAATTAA
- a CDS encoding putative ABC transporter permease, with translation MYEFILWFYVYSFLGWICETIYCSIPAKNFIKRGMLKGPVCPIYGFGSLFAITLLNKCDYKIYTIFILGLLLASILEFITSFLLEKIFNRKWWDYSKNKFNINGRVCLLNSTLFGILSVCLIKFIHPIVIFILIKIPLCIIEKITRSIVIIFVLDAGTTFFNLYQSRKGLIN, from the coding sequence TTGTATGAATTTATATTATGGTTTTATGTCTATAGCTTTTTAGGATGGATATGTGAAACTATCTATTGTTCAATCCCAGCTAAAAATTTTATTAAAAGAGGTATGTTAAAAGGACCTGTATGTCCTATTTATGGATTTGGATCTTTATTTGCTATTACCTTATTAAATAAATGTGATTATAAAATTTATACTATATTTATTTTAGGACTACTTCTAGCATCTATACTAGAATTCATAACCTCATTTCTTCTTGAAAAAATATTTAATCGTAAATGGTGGGATTACTCTAAAAATAAATTTAATATAAATGGAAGAGTGTGTTTACTTAATTCGACTTTGTTTGGAATTTTATCAGTTTGCTTAATTAAATTTATTCATCCAATAGTAATTTTCATTTTAATAAAAATACCTTTATGTATTATAGAAAAAATTACACGAAGTATTGTTATAATTTTTGTATTAGATGCTGGTACAACATTTTTTAATTTATACCAATCACGTAAGGGGCTAATTAACTAA
- a CDS encoding alpha/beta hydrolase: MKSIEDLTCYTPLNSMDYKDIVYKNQNGVELTLDLFGPTKKLNGGSPVVLFVHGGSWIYGDKTIPKSISPLLESFRESGYTVISTSYEFLKEDINMDKPISDVKDTIRWVYKNKDIYNFNTDEIGILGFSAGAHLSLISAYSNKDEFIGDINLKDYPSNVKYVIDIFGPTDLSTLNINNANTTIASELSELPNLNELEKKYSPINYVKEGVPETLIIHSKTDKLVPYENSTLLYNRLLKASVETKLVSLETSNHDLSNINVKELAPVALEVLKFVIKNSPL; the protein is encoded by the coding sequence ATGAAATCAATTGAGGATTTAACTTGTTATACACCTTTAAATAGCATGGATTATAAAGATATAGTTTATAAAAATCAAAATGGAGTAGAATTAACACTTGACTTGTTTGGACCTACTAAAAAATTAAATGGGGGTTCTCCTGTAGTACTATTTGTTCACGGAGGAAGTTGGATATATGGAGATAAAACAATTCCTAAAAGCATATCACCTTTACTTGAATCATTTAGAGAATCAGGATATACAGTTATTAGTACATCTTATGAATTTTTAAAAGAAGATATTAATATGGATAAACCAATATCAGATGTTAAAGATACAATTAGATGGGTTTATAAAAATAAAGATATATATAATTTTAATACAGACGAAATAGGAATACTTGGATTTTCTGCTGGAGCTCACTTATCTCTTATATCTGCATATTCTAATAAAGATGAATTCATAGGTGATATTAACTTAAAAGACTATCCATCAAATGTTAAATATGTTATTGATATCTTTGGACCTACTGACTTATCTACATTAAATATAAATAATGCAAATACTACTATTGCATCAGAATTATCTGAATTACCAAATTTAAATGAACTTGAAAAAAAATATAGTCCTATAAATTATGTAAAGGAAGGGGTTCCAGAAACTCTAATAATACATAGTAAAACAGATAAACTTGTTCCTTATGAAAATTCTACATTACTTTATAATAGGTTATTAAAAGCTTCCGTTGAAACAAAACTAGTTTCTTTAGAAACTAGTAATCATGATTTAAGCAATATAAATGTAAAAGAATTAGCTCCTGTAGCTTTAGAAGTTTTGAAATTTGTTATTAAAAACTCTCCTTTATAA